ATTCACTAATATTTACGTTTAATTCATTCATTTTATTGATAACCTGGTCATATAGACCGTTTCGTTTTATACTTCCTCCACCATAAACGAGAAGGACGTTTTGTACATCAGATGGTATTTCTTCTGAAAGCTTTTCTAATTGACCTTTTCCAAAGATTAATTTCGTTGGATTGTAAAATACGAATGGTTCCATATTTCATTCCCCTTTCTTCTTCACAAATACTATTATGCGCATTTAGAGTACATTTTTCAAAAGAAACGCACATAACCCTATATTTACCAATTGACTATAGTAATTTTGTGCATACTTTTTTCAAAATAAGTCAAGCTAGTAATGAATCAACTCTAATGATGTAAGGAGGAATAGGAACATGAGTACTATTCAACGAATCGCTTTACTTTTAGTGATTATTGGTGCTGTTAACTGGGGACTTATCGGTTTGTTTCAATTTGATTTAGTTGCTGCTCTATTCGGTGGAGGAGAACAAAGTGGTGCTTTTGCTCGTGTTATCTATACACTTGTTGGTATCAGTGGTCTTAT
The genomic region above belongs to Pontibacillus yanchengensis and contains:
- a CDS encoding DUF378 domain-containing protein; amino-acid sequence: MSTIQRIALLLVIIGAVNWGLIGLFQFDLVAALFGGGEQSGAFARVIYTLVGISGLINLGLLFKPSEEMADQPEPEAK